The following are from one region of the Synechococcus sp. CBW1108 genome:
- the ltrA gene encoding group II intron reverse transcriptase/maturase: MSPDKPLPITKAMVWKAYQQVKRNGNAAGVDGQSLDDFAKDLENNLYRLWNRMASGSYFPPPVRRVEIPKSNGGVRPLGIPTVADRIAQMVVKQMLEPQLEPIFDQDSYGYRPGKSAHQAVESCRKRCWKYDWVVDLDIKGFFDSIDHDLLMRAIQFHTSERWVVLYLRRWLEAPVELPDGSLQPRTSGTPQGGVISPLLANLFLHYTFDKWMRRSFPRVPFERYADDVICHCHCRAEAERLMDALQERFTSCGLQLHPEKTKVVYCKDSSRRGQFDQIQFTFLGFCFRPRMARNRYGEIFTSFLPAVSPQALKRMRERIRKMHLRRRMFLPLEEIARLLNPILRGWIQYYGRFYPTELRAKLFGYLNEHLSAWLRQKHSRLLRHDRRSRQVLARIAQERRDLFAHWRGVGVAAG; the protein is encoded by the coding sequence ATGAGCCCGGACAAGCCGCTACCGATCACCAAGGCGATGGTCTGGAAGGCCTATCAGCAGGTGAAACGGAACGGGAATGCGGCCGGCGTGGATGGTCAGAGCCTGGATGACTTCGCTAAGGATCTGGAGAACAATCTCTATAGGCTATGGAATCGGATGGCATCCGGGAGTTACTTCCCGCCGCCGGTTCGGCGTGTTGAGATTCCCAAATCCAACGGCGGAGTTCGCCCTCTGGGCATTCCGACGGTGGCTGATCGCATCGCGCAGATGGTGGTCAAGCAGATGCTGGAGCCCCAGTTGGAGCCGATCTTCGATCAGGACTCCTACGGCTACAGACCGGGCAAGTCGGCCCACCAGGCTGTGGAGAGCTGCCGTAAGCGCTGCTGGAAGTACGACTGGGTTGTGGATCTTGATATCAAGGGGTTTTTCGATTCAATCGATCATGACCTCCTGATGCGGGCCATCCAGTTCCATACGTCCGAGCGCTGGGTTGTTCTGTATCTGCGGCGCTGGTTGGAGGCTCCGGTGGAATTGCCGGATGGGTCCCTTCAGCCCCGGACCAGTGGCACGCCTCAAGGTGGTGTCATTAGCCCCCTACTGGCCAATCTGTTTCTGCACTACACGTTCGACAAATGGATGCGGCGGAGTTTTCCCCGCGTCCCGTTTGAGCGTTATGCAGACGATGTGATCTGTCACTGTCACTGCCGAGCTGAGGCTGAACGGCTCATGGATGCCTTGCAGGAGCGATTTACCTCCTGCGGGTTACAGCTGCATCCTGAGAAGACCAAAGTGGTCTATTGCAAGGATAGCAGCCGCCGTGGTCAGTTCGATCAGATCCAGTTCACGTTTCTCGGCTTTTGCTTCCGACCACGTATGGCCAGGAACCGCTATGGGGAGATCTTCACGAGCTTCCTCCCGGCGGTGAGTCCGCAGGCGCTTAAGCGCATGCGAGAGAGGATCAGGAAAATGCATCTGCGTAGGCGGATGTTTTTGCCTTTGGAGGAGATCGCCCGGCTCCTGAATCCGATCCTGCGGGGTTGGATTCAGTATTACGGACGTTTTTATCCAACCGAACTGAGGGCCAAGCTATTTGGCTATCTCAATGAGCACCTAAGCGCATGGCTGCGTCAGAAACACAGCCGGTTGTTGCGGCATGACCGCCGCAGCCGGCAAGTACTGGCGAGGATCGCTCAGGAGAGGCGGGATCTTTTTGCTCACTGGCGTGGTGTTGGTGTTGCGGCTGGATGA
- a CDS encoding type II toxin-antitoxin system HicA family toxin yields the protein MKRSDLIRELEQAGCVLLRHGARHDIFHQPQTGRTQPVPRHREINEILAKKIIRDLTI from the coding sequence TTGAAGCGGTCCGATCTGATCAGAGAGCTAGAGCAAGCCGGATGTGTTCTCCTGCGCCATGGAGCGCGACACGACATCTTTCACCAACCCCAAACTGGGCGCACCCAGCCTGTGCCGAGGCATCGCGAGATCAACGAAATTCTTGCTAAAAAGATCATCAGAGATCTGACGATCTGA
- a CDS encoding type II toxin-antitoxin system HicB family antitoxin: MTPANNNSQSSSESKPASESFTYWRESDGRFLGYLNAYPAHWTQGDDLEDLKDQLLDLYHEFSKDDLPGIRKVGELVVA, from the coding sequence ATGACGCCTGCCAACAACAATTCACAAAGCAGTTCTGAAAGCAAGCCCGCAAGCGAATCGTTTACTTACTGGCGCGAATCAGATGGCCGCTTCCTCGGCTACCTAAATGCTTACCCTGCCCATTGGACGCAGGGTGATGATCTCGAGGACTTGAAAGATCAACTGCTTGACTTGTATCACGAATTCTCTAAAGATGACTTGCCCGGAATTCGCAAGGTTGGTGAGCTTGTTGTCGCTTGA
- a CDS encoding DUF4351 domain-containing protein, translating into MLVQRFPYFSAEQIMVIAGIPIEEIRHTRAVQDWLAKGRQEGEAKGRQEGLQEGEAREAAKMTLRQLNRRCGPLSEATIAQIQALPVEKLEALADALLDFQGPADLAAWLATNT; encoded by the coding sequence ATGCTGGTTCAACGGTTTCCTTACTTCAGTGCGGAGCAAATCATGGTGATTGCCGGCATTCCCATTGAGGAGATCCGCCACACCCGGGCGGTACAGGACTGGCTTGCTAAGGGTCGCCAGGAGGGCGAAGCCAAAGGCCGCCAAGAGGGGCTCCAGGAGGGCGAAGCCCGCGAAGCCGCCAAGATGACTCTCCGCCAACTCAACCGCCGCTGCGGCCCCTTGAGCGAAGCCACCATCGCCCAGATCCAGGCCCTTCCAGTGGAGAAGCTGGAAGCCCTGGCGGACGCCCTGCTCGACTTCCAGGGCCCGGCAGACCTGGCGGCCTGGCTGGCCACCAATACCTGA
- a CDS encoding type II toxin-antitoxin system VapC family toxin — MTASAQTASAQIQPDAFVLDTSALLRFYLADGPLPPSLELAMQRGCSGDALLLIPDLCLLECASVLLKQVQRQLLSLDECRALLADLLQLPLRPTSASELALAALEQAIALSLSVYDASFLALALKHDALLITADKQLAKAAASLGCLADAELVQRS; from the coding sequence ATGACGGCATCAGCTCAGACAGCCTCAGCACAGATCCAACCCGACGCTTTTGTACTGGATACCTCTGCCCTGCTGAGGTTTTATCTGGCCGATGGACCATTGCCCCCCTCATTGGAGCTCGCCATGCAACGGGGGTGCAGTGGCGATGCCTTGCTGTTGATTCCCGATCTCTGCCTGCTTGAGTGCGCTTCTGTGCTGTTGAAACAGGTGCAGCGCCAGCTACTCAGCTTGGATGAATGCCGTGCTCTGCTTGCGGATCTGCTGCAGCTGCCGCTTCGGCCCACCAGCGCCAGCGAACTGGCTTTAGCAGCGCTGGAGCAGGCTATAGCCCTTTCTCTAAGTGTGTATGACGCTAGTTTCCTTGCTCTGGCGCTCAAACATGACGCACTTTTAATCACAGCAGACAAACAATTGGCCAAGGCAGCGGCTTCCCTTGGTTGCCTCGCGGATGCCGAGCTGGTGCAACGCAGCTGA
- a CDS encoding DUF2887 domain-containing protein, whose translation MHQKDYPLSRQAPQPEQTAQPPAANEAPNPPSPSRAAAPTPSRVYLFASKRPQPVNTEHWYYRVFQSAPDLIRELLPGSAAAANALGLDGVLWPRQTTGCAETGSPEFPVVLLKVQMHPDQGFQRRLAAQSCRFLQKHPQVEHLEVVVITPPAGVSGGGALDQPGGAEQAARARPPAQLAHTAGASRKRAGRQQSADCGQPP comes from the coding sequence GTGCATCAGAAGGACTACCCCCTGAGCCGCCAGGCGCCCCAGCCCGAACAAACCGCTCAGCCTCCTGCCGCTAACGAGGCTCCAAACCCACCAAGCCCCTCACGGGCTGCAGCCCCAACCCCAAGCCGCGTCTACCTTTTCGCCAGCAAGCGCCCGCAGCCAGTGAACACCGAGCACTGGTATTACCGCGTCTTCCAAAGTGCCCCCGACCTGATCCGTGAGCTGCTGCCGGGCTCAGCGGCCGCCGCCAACGCGCTGGGCCTCGATGGTGTTTTGTGGCCGCGCCAAACCACGGGCTGCGCCGAAACCGGCAGCCCGGAGTTTCCGGTGGTGCTGCTGAAAGTGCAGATGCACCCAGATCAAGGCTTCCAGCGCCGCCTGGCGGCGCAGAGCTGTCGGTTTCTTCAGAAGCACCCACAGGTGGAGCATCTGGAAGTGGTGGTGATCACGCCACCTGCGGGTGTTTCTGGGGGAGGTGCACTGGATCAGCCTGGGGGAGCTGAGCAAGCAGCCAGAGCTCGACCCCCTGCTCAACTTGCTCACACTGCCGGTGCGTCCCGAAAGCGAGCTGGCCGCCAGCAGTCGGCAGATTGTGGCCAGCCGCCCTGA
- a CDS encoding AbrB/MazE/SpoVT family DNA-binding domain-containing protein, with the protein MRLPPARSGSATLTVTTKGQVTLRKELLAHLGVEPGQRIDVEVLPGGRLELHAEQATGTINGFIGLLAGRSKHRASLQEMHEAMEAGWAALSSSERKSGSASL; encoded by the coding sequence ATGCGGTTACCACCGGCACGTTCAGGCAGTGCAACCCTCACGGTCACCACCAAGGGCCAGGTGACCTTGCGCAAGGAGCTGCTTGCCCATCTCGGCGTTGAGCCCGGCCAGCGGATTGACGTGGAGGTGCTGCCCGGTGGGCGGCTCGAGCTCCATGCCGAACAGGCCACCGGCACGATCAACGGTTTCATCGGGCTACTGGCCGGGCGCAGCAAGCATCGAGCCAGCTTGCAGGAGATGCACGAGGCCATGGAGGCTGGTTGGGCCGCGCTGTCCAGCAGCGAGCGCAAATCAGGAAGCGCAAGCCTGTGA
- a CDS encoding DUF2442 domain-containing protein — translation MSATPTARRSSSLPPLLSLLETSASLQRSSAKPNALLSLVNRRLSMPGTIALDAEVTNISGHCLWVLVDDEELALPFSEFPWFRSATIDQALNVVRPSSSHLHWPDLDVDLSLESIRHPGRYPLKANF, via the coding sequence ATGTCAGCCACCCCGACGGCAAGGCGAAGTTCTAGCTTGCCCCCTCTATTGAGCTTGCTCGAAACATCGGCCTCTCTGCAACGAAGCTCGGCCAAGCCGAACGCCTTGTTAAGTCTCGTCAACAGGAGATTATCAATGCCTGGAACGATCGCTTTGGACGCTGAGGTCACCAACATCTCAGGGCATTGCCTCTGGGTTTTGGTTGACGACGAAGAGCTGGCATTACCCTTTTCTGAATTCCCTTGGTTCAGATCGGCGACGATCGATCAGGCTCTGAATGTGGTTCGGCCATCTAGTTCACATCTTCACTGGCCTGATCTTGACGTTGATCTTTCGTTAGAATCAATCCGTCACCCCGGTCGTTACCCTCTTAAGGCGAATTTCTGA
- a CDS encoding type II toxin-antitoxin system VapC family toxin, with translation MRLLLDTQVMLWWLLDDPRLGSNTRELLAASPCLVSVASIWEVAIKHRLGKLDVTPAAFRDQSLGAGAALLPVLDAHVIETAQLPLVHHDPFDRLLIAQARVEGLMAVSSDGHWPGYAVSLHRV, from the coding sequence ATGCGGCTGTTGCTCGACACCCAGGTGATGCTCTGGTGGCTCCTCGACGATCCACGGCTGGGATCCAATACACGAGAGTTGTTGGCCGCCAGCCCCTGCCTGGTGTCGGTCGCCAGCATCTGGGAGGTGGCCATCAAGCACCGCCTCGGCAAGTTGGACGTGACACCGGCCGCCTTCCGCGATCAGAGCCTTGGCGCCGGTGCTGCGCTCTTGCCGGTGCTCGATGCGCATGTGATTGAAACCGCCCAGCTGCCCCTGGTGCATCACGACCCTTTTGATCGGCTATTGATTGCCCAGGCGCGGGTTGAGGGGCTGATGGCCGTGTCATCCGATGGTCACTGGCCCGGCTACGCCGTGTCGTTGCATCGCGTCTGA
- a CDS encoding type II toxin-antitoxin system Phd/YefM family antitoxin — MSEATTAQIQALPFANLQANSHFWLRWLIAEAMAVQVNMLDAKSQLSRLVKAALAGEEVIIASHGKAQVKLVPCASAAGLKQLGALAAASPELLASQVDAAFAEAVDQQVAELFNS, encoded by the coding sequence TTGAGCGAGGCCACCACCGCCCAGATCCAGGCGCTTCCTTTCGCCAACCTGCAAGCCAACAGCCATTTCTGGCTAAGATGGCTAATAGCTGAGGCGATGGCCGTGCAGGTGAACATGCTGGATGCCAAGAGCCAGCTGTCGCGGCTGGTGAAGGCAGCCCTGGCCGGTGAAGAGGTGATCATTGCCAGCCATGGCAAGGCCCAGGTGAAGTTGGTGCCGTGCGCGTCGGCTGCCGGCCTGAAGCAGTTGGGCGCTCTGGCTGCGGCCTCTCCCGAGCTCCTGGCCAGCCAGGTGGATGCCGCCTTCGCTGAGGCTGTGGATCAGCAGGTGGCCGAGCTGTTCAACAGCTGA
- a CDS encoding type II toxin-antitoxin system VapC family toxin, whose protein sequence is MRRLYLDTSLLVASLVHEAGTAAAVGFLQAHAQQPLLISAWVSTELASALALLERRGAITPQESQEAWQRFGVLRANRLQDLPLAPDDFEAAARLCLAQAPLRAGDALHLAVCQRLNLQLASFDRGLCKAAAHHQVAHQQLVI, encoded by the coding sequence TTGAGGCGCCTTTATCTCGACACCTCCCTGCTGGTGGCGTCTCTGGTGCACGAAGCAGGCACTGCCGCGGCCGTGGGTTTTCTGCAAGCCCACGCGCAACAGCCCTTGCTGATCTCAGCCTGGGTGAGCACGGAACTGGCCTCTGCCTTGGCTCTGCTGGAGCGCCGCGGTGCGATCACGCCGCAGGAATCTCAAGAAGCCTGGCAGCGGTTTGGGGTATTGCGTGCGAATCGCCTGCAGGACCTACCTCTGGCACCAGACGATTTCGAGGCCGCTGCGCGTCTCTGTCTGGCTCAAGCCCCCTTGCGGGCAGGGGATGCTCTGCATCTGGCTGTCTGCCAACGGCTGAACCTGCAACTGGCCAGCTTTGACCGCGGCCTTTGCAAGGCCGCCGCCCATCACCAGGTGGCCCACCAGCAGCTCGTGATCTGA
- a CDS encoding type II toxin-antitoxin system Phd/YefM family antitoxin — MRSFNVAQAKAQLSALLDAVESGEDVEITRRGVPVARLTQAAEQPRASFDLEAFLVATTEQPLHKGIDAATLLQELRDGARC, encoded by the coding sequence ATGCGCAGTTTTAACGTGGCCCAGGCCAAGGCGCAGCTTTCAGCCCTCCTGGATGCCGTTGAATCCGGCGAAGACGTGGAGATCACCCGACGCGGGGTGCCTGTGGCCCGGCTCACCCAGGCGGCCGAGCAGCCAAGGGCGAGCTTTGATCTCGAAGCCTTCCTGGTTGCCACAACAGAACAACCCCTGCACAAAGGAATTGATGCGGCGACTCTGCTGCAGGAGCTGCGCGATGGAGCTCGCTGTTGA
- a CDS encoding DUF4351 domain-containing protein, producing the protein MTFRLLNRRCGPLSETTTAQILALLDFQGPSDLAS; encoded by the coding sequence ATGACTTTTCGCCTCCTCAACCGCCGCTGCGGTCCCTTGAGCGAAACCACCACCGCCCAGATCCTGGCCCTGCTCGACTTCCAGGGCCCGTCCGACCTGGCGTCCTAG